One part of the Sphingopyxis sp. PAMC25046 genome encodes these proteins:
- a CDS encoding thioredoxin domain-containing protein, whose translation MSVFDDPLLDRRTAVLALSGAALGLIAAAPAKSATWAQSVTTSPIGAFVVGNPAAKVRLVEYFSYTCHICADFAKAGSLPLKTGYIDSGLVLFEYRNLVRDPVDMTAALLARVGGANAFAGNHQAIFAAFPATIAKVQNATEAQKKSWFEGTTAERARKIAAGTGLFALMRARGYTQAQLEAALDSGVAQAELTGMTNIGLNADRVEGTPSFFVNGRNAEVTAWPALKSKLDLALKAS comes from the coding sequence ATGTCCGTTTTTGACGACCCGCTTCTCGATCGCCGCACGGCGGTACTCGCGCTCTCGGGTGCGGCGCTCGGCCTGATTGCGGCGGCGCCCGCCAAATCCGCTACATGGGCGCAGAGCGTCACGACCAGCCCGATCGGCGCCTTCGTCGTCGGCAACCCTGCGGCCAAGGTCCGGCTCGTCGAATATTTCAGCTACACCTGCCACATCTGCGCCGATTTCGCGAAGGCGGGCTCGCTGCCGCTCAAGACGGGCTATATCGACAGCGGGCTCGTGCTGTTCGAATATCGCAATCTCGTCCGCGACCCGGTCGACATGACCGCGGCGCTGCTGGCGCGCGTCGGCGGCGCGAACGCTTTCGCCGGCAATCATCAGGCGATCTTCGCCGCCTTCCCGGCGACGATCGCCAAGGTCCAGAACGCCACCGAAGCGCAGAAAAAGAGCTGGTTCGAAGGCACCACGGCCGAACGCGCGCGGAAGATCGCGGCCGGCACCGGCCTTTTCGCCTTGATGCGCGCGCGCGGCTATACGCAGGCGCAGCTCGAAGCCGCACTCGATAGCGGGGTTGCGCAGGCAGAGCTCACCGGCATGACCAACATCGGGCTCAATGCCGACCGGGTCGAGGGCACGCCCAGCTTCTTCGTCAACGGCCGCAACGCCGAAGTCACCGCTTGGCCCGCGCTCAAATCGAAACTCGACCTCGCGCTCAAGGCCTCTTAA
- the arsC gene encoding arsenate reductase (glutaredoxin) (This arsenate reductase requires both glutathione and glutaredoxin to convert arsenate to arsenite, after which the efflux transporter formed by ArsA and ArsB can extrude the arsenite from the cell, providing resistance.) encodes MKATIWHNPACGTSRKTLAILEETPGVEVTVVEYLKNPYSADKLRQLFADAGLAARDALRLRGTDAEERGLKDAGEDDLIAAMAANPAYVERPIVETGKGVRLCRPQDVVHDIL; translated from the coding sequence ATGAAAGCAACCATCTGGCACAACCCCGCATGCGGCACCTCGCGCAAGACGCTGGCGATTCTCGAAGAGACGCCGGGCGTCGAAGTCACCGTCGTCGAATATCTCAAAAATCCCTATAGCGCCGACAAGCTGCGCCAGCTCTTCGCCGACGCCGGCCTCGCCGCGCGCGACGCGCTGCGTCTGCGCGGCACCGACGCCGAGGAGCGCGGGCTGAAGGATGCGGGCGAGGACGACCTCATCGCCGCGATGGCCGCGAACCCCGCCTATGTCGAACGCCCGATCGTCGAGACCGGCAAGGGCGTCCGCCTGTGCCGCCCGCAGGATGTGGTGCACGACATTCTATAA
- a CDS encoding PspC domain-containing protein, which translates to MNQGFRKNRRNGMIFGVCAGMADQFGFDVLWTRIAFVALTLLGFGLPLLLYLAVAILAP; encoded by the coding sequence ATGAACCAGGGTTTTCGCAAGAATCGCCGTAACGGGATGATCTTCGGCGTCTGCGCCGGGATGGCGGACCAGTTCGGCTTCGATGTCTTGTGGACGCGCATCGCCTTTGTCGCCCTGACGCTCTTGGGCTTCGGCCTGCCTCTGCTGCTGTACCTCGCCGTCGCGATCCTCGCGCCATAG
- a CDS encoding thioredoxin domain-containing protein translates to MTLLRTVLLTSMGALALAACGESKTDPAKEQEVVAKVAPPAGKTWSQVVRVDGDGVVMGNPDAPIKLEEFGAFTCGHCAKFTQDAHEELKRDFVDTGRVSYKLTPFMLHPVDAIAGAIVKCTGPERFFPLADATFIEHEAFIAGASKPQPGIEEAMKLPPAQRFTALAKGWGIDQFYQQRGVPAATIQQCLGKVENVEAIEKGTNAGVEKYQITGTPTFVINGQVAEGIASWGPLRDRLRTMGAR, encoded by the coding sequence ATGACCCTGCTGCGTACCGTCCTCCTGACCTCGATGGGCGCGCTCGCCCTTGCCGCGTGCGGCGAAAGCAAGACCGATCCCGCCAAGGAGCAGGAGGTGGTCGCAAAGGTCGCGCCGCCCGCCGGCAAAACTTGGTCGCAGGTCGTGCGCGTCGATGGCGACGGCGTCGTGATGGGCAACCCCGACGCGCCGATCAAGCTGGAGGAATTCGGCGCCTTTACCTGCGGCCACTGCGCGAAATTCACGCAGGATGCACATGAAGAGCTGAAGCGCGACTTCGTCGACACCGGCCGGGTATCGTACAAGCTGACGCCGTTCATGCTCCACCCGGTCGACGCGATCGCCGGTGCGATCGTCAAATGCACCGGACCCGAGCGTTTCTTCCCGCTCGCCGATGCGACTTTCATCGAGCATGAAGCCTTCATCGCGGGCGCGTCGAAGCCGCAACCGGGGATCGAGGAAGCGATGAAGCTGCCGCCGGCGCAGCGCTTCACCGCGCTGGCGAAGGGCTGGGGAATCGACCAATTCTACCAGCAGCGCGGCGTCCCCGCCGCGACGATCCAGCAGTGCCTCGGCAAGGTCGAAAATGTCGAGGCGATCGAAAAGGGCACCAACGCCGGGGTCGAAAAATATCAGATCACCGGCACGCCGACCTTCGTCATCAACGGCCAGGTCGCCGAAGGCATCGCATCATGGGGGCCGCTCCGCGACCGCTTGCGCACGATGGGCGCGCGCTGA
- a CDS encoding A/G-specific adenine glycosylase codes for MTAAIEPMNFSSRLLGWYDRSARILPWRIAPGSAESPDPYRVWLAEVMLQQTTVAAVAGYFARFTARWPTVADLAAADDADVMAAWAGLGYYARARNLLACARAVVADHGGIFPDSEAGLRALPGVGDYTAAAVAAIAFGRPAVVVDANIERVIARHRLITTPLPTAKREIRVALTPLVPPSRPGDFAQALMDLGATVCTPRSPACAICPVMADCRARGRLDIELLPVKPPKKAKPHRHGLAWWIERDGAIWLVRRPDKGMLGGMRALPGGDWSDEPPPESGIVRVDHGFTHFDLTLALVRRDAPPKASAEAPDAAAEGIWWPIAELDAAGLPTLYRKLTDKMLERDV; via the coding sequence ATGACCGCCGCAATAGAGCCGATGAACTTTTCGAGCCGCCTGCTCGGCTGGTACGACCGGTCGGCGCGCATCCTGCCGTGGCGGATCGCACCGGGAAGTGCGGAGAGCCCCGATCCTTATCGCGTCTGGCTCGCCGAGGTGATGCTGCAGCAGACGACCGTCGCCGCGGTCGCGGGCTATTTCGCGCGCTTCACGGCGCGCTGGCCGACGGTCGCCGACCTCGCCGCCGCCGACGACGCCGACGTCATGGCGGCGTGGGCGGGGCTCGGTTATTATGCCCGCGCGCGCAATTTGCTCGCTTGCGCGCGCGCCGTCGTCGCCGATCATGGCGGGATTTTTCCCGATAGCGAGGCGGGGTTGCGCGCGCTGCCGGGGGTCGGCGACTATACCGCCGCGGCGGTCGCGGCGATCGCCTTTGGGCGACCGGCGGTCGTCGTCGATGCCAATATCGAGCGCGTGATCGCGCGCCACCGGCTGATCACAACCCCGCTGCCGACGGCGAAGCGCGAGATTCGCGTCGCGCTGACGCCGCTGGTTCCCCCAAGCCGCCCGGGCGATTTTGCGCAGGCGCTGATGGATCTTGGCGCGACCGTCTGTACACCGCGCTCGCCTGCCTGCGCGATCTGCCCGGTGATGGCCGATTGCCGCGCGCGCGGTCGGCTCGACATCGAGCTCCTGCCGGTCAAGCCGCCGAAGAAGGCGAAGCCGCATCGCCACGGGCTGGCCTGGTGGATCGAGCGCGACGGCGCGATCTGGCTCGTTCGGCGGCCCGACAAGGGAATGCTGGGCGGAATGCGCGCGCTGCCCGGCGGCGACTGGTCGGACGAACCGCCACCCGAGTCGGGAATCGTCCGCGTCGACCATGGTTTCACCCATTTCGACCTGACGCTGGCGCTGGTGCGCCGCGACGCGCCGCCCAAAGCCTCCGCCGAAGCGCCGGATGCCGCAGCGGAAGGCATATGGTGGCCGATCGCGGAGCTTGACGCCGCCGGACTGCCGACGCTCTATCGCAAGCTGACCGACAAGATGCTGGAGAGGGATGTATGA
- a CDS encoding serine hydrolase domain-containing protein yields MMVSRRALMGGMALAGAGALLPRVALAWRADGAALYPGTSAFIHGFVDRRELAGTLAAIGKGQEAPVFIGAGVQSNGLPTPVGPDTLWRLYSMTKPVTGIAAMLLIEDGKMTLDQPIADFLPAFANMKVQNTPDGSITDVRPARGPITVRQLLTHTAGLGYNIIQKGPIKAAYDRAGIVGGQASRLPIPGFAEVTPAPSLAVMADRLAELPLVYEPGTKWSYSIGLDLMGRLIEVVSGQAFDAFLKARLFGPLGMSSTGFMVKAEDVGRFTSNYAPFGGALIPFDPAASSIYLDPPPYPFGGGGLVSSARDYDRFLAMLLGEGATGGVRVMKAETARLAMSNLIDDSVDRKGTFIDGEGFGAGGRVSLPTSPGGEGIFGWAGAAGTIGFVHRGLGYRAAGYTQIMPPDAVSFQGKFGETFFKDVAA; encoded by the coding sequence ATGATGGTTTCGCGCCGCGCGTTGATGGGCGGAATGGCGCTGGCGGGCGCGGGCGCGCTGCTGCCGCGCGTCGCGCTCGCGTGGCGCGCCGACGGCGCGGCGCTTTATCCCGGGACCAGCGCGTTCATCCACGGCTTCGTCGACCGCCGCGAACTCGCCGGCACGCTCGCCGCGATCGGCAAGGGACAGGAGGCGCCGGTGTTCATCGGCGCGGGGGTGCAGTCGAACGGGTTGCCGACGCCGGTCGGTCCCGACACGTTGTGGCGGCTCTATTCGATGACCAAGCCGGTCACCGGGATCGCGGCGATGCTGCTGATCGAGGACGGCAAGATGACGCTCGACCAGCCGATCGCCGATTTCCTGCCCGCCTTCGCCAATATGAAGGTCCAGAACACCCCCGACGGTTCGATCACCGACGTGCGCCCGGCGAGGGGCCCGATCACGGTGCGGCAATTGCTCACCCATACCGCGGGGCTCGGCTACAACATCATCCAGAAGGGGCCGATCAAGGCGGCCTATGACCGCGCGGGCATCGTCGGCGGCCAGGCGAGCCGCCTGCCGATCCCCGGTTTCGCCGAGGTGACGCCGGCGCCGAGCCTCGCCGTCATGGCCGACCGGCTCGCCGAGCTGCCGCTGGTCTATGAACCGGGGACGAAATGGAGCTATTCGATCGGCCTCGACCTGATGGGGCGGCTGATCGAGGTCGTGTCGGGACAGGCGTTCGACGCTTTTCTGAAAGCGCGGCTGTTCGGCCCGCTCGGCATGTCGAGCACGGGGTTCATGGTGAAGGCCGAGGACGTCGGGCGTTTCACGAGCAATTATGCGCCGTTCGGCGGTGCGCTCATCCCCTTCGACCCCGCCGCGAGTTCGATCTATCTCGATCCCCCGCCCTATCCGTTCGGCGGCGGCGGGCTCGTGTCGAGCGCGCGCGACTACGACCGCTTCCTCGCGATGCTGCTGGGCGAAGGCGCGACGGGCGGGGTGCGCGTAATGAAGGCGGAAACCGCGCGGCTGGCGATGTCGAACCTGATCGACGACAGCGTCGACCGCAAAGGGACCTTCATCGACGGCGAGGGGTTCGGCGCCGGCGGGCGCGTGTCGCTGCCGACCTCGCCCGGCGGCGAAGGCATTTTCGGCTGGGCGGGCGCCGCGGGAACGATCGGTTTCGTCCACCGCGGGCTCGGCTATCGCGCCGCGGGCTATACGCAGATCATGCCGCCCGACGCGGTGTCGTTCCAGGGGAAGTTCGGCGAAACCTTCTTCAAGGATGTGGCGGCCTGA
- the smc gene encoding chromosome segregation protein SMC, which yields MQIKRLRLTGFKSFVEPTELRIEPGLTGVVGPNGCGKSNLLEAIRWVMGESSPKSMRGGGMEDVIFAGTSSRPARDFAEVALHCDTEGALVAGLSDGADGDDLEVIRRIERGAGSAYRANGRDVRAKDVALIFADAATGAHSPALVSQGKIANVIAAKPTDRRAMLEEAAGIAGLHVRRKDAEQKLRATETNLTRLSEIVADMEVRANALRRQARAAEKYKKLSDDIRIAEGRLIYARWRDAAEAADQARRDADAAEAAVKAAQDELETISKAQTEVATRVAAARGDAQTQRDALAEATATQVRLQGEERAALQRLEDLAAQQRRIADDRAHEGELAREAHAALTALDAETKKLAQEIAGHDAGKAALADASLAAQARLRDAEVALAQARAKAASEAADRRIALSARDSAEAAVRRVAQDKARVDAEVAALGDSAALAATHADSVKAAEAAEAAITAAETSLQNAEADREATAADLAGVEAGLAEARAALAALEGEATTLERALAAARSDEDRILDKLRVAPGYEAALAAALGDDLDAGTDRGAARSWGDADAAKDDPALPAGTTPLAQYVKAPAALARRLAQVAVADADGGQPLAVGQRLVTLDGMMRRWDGFVTRGDGATATERLQRQNRLDALAAQRPQVELGVQELRDRRDAAAAKAATLAEAAATARKSLAQADEARRTALRAADQAQAALDRHRDAAALFDRRLAEIAEAGQEAAETLATQEAALAALPDERLARAALDAEEAATERARADAGTARDALAAHERTLASLSERQAVVSAEIKSWKARAGEAARRVTEMDKRAEALAAEAAKLADAPAKLAEQRAEAEARQTALRDKVAAAEAQERAAEAALREAETALNAIRERVAAARETRAGAVARSENAELRRIEMGRLSGERFECPPPLLPQKAGFESASVGDANAESAQHDRLVADRERLGPVNLVAADELVELDTEREKSAAEIEELTQAVNRLRGSIGSLNREGRARLLAAFEAVNSHFQRLFTTLFNGGQAHLELVDSDDPLEAGLEIMAQPPGKRLGTLTLLSGGEQALTAVALIFGLFLTNPAPICVLDEVDAPLDDANIERFCDLLDRMARETNTRYLIVTHNAVTMARMHRLFGVTMVERGVSRLVSVDLGGAEELLAAE from the coding sequence GTGCAGATAAAACGGCTGCGCCTTACCGGTTTCAAATCTTTCGTCGAACCCACCGAACTCCGCATCGAACCCGGGCTGACCGGCGTCGTTGGCCCCAACGGCTGTGGCAAATCGAACCTGCTCGAGGCGATTCGCTGGGTGATGGGCGAATCTTCGCCCAAATCGATGCGCGGCGGGGGAATGGAGGATGTCATCTTCGCCGGCACCTCGTCGCGGCCGGCGCGCGACTTTGCCGAGGTCGCGCTCCATTGCGATACCGAGGGGGCGCTCGTCGCGGGCCTGTCGGATGGCGCCGATGGCGACGATCTCGAGGTCATCCGCCGTATCGAGCGCGGCGCGGGGTCGGCCTATCGCGCCAACGGCCGCGACGTGCGCGCAAAGGACGTCGCGCTGATCTTCGCCGACGCCGCGACCGGCGCGCACAGCCCCGCGCTCGTCAGTCAGGGCAAGATTGCCAACGTCATCGCCGCAAAGCCGACCGACCGCCGCGCGATGCTCGAGGAAGCGGCCGGCATCGCGGGGCTCCACGTGCGCCGCAAGGACGCCGAGCAGAAATTGCGCGCGACCGAGACCAATCTCACGCGCCTCTCCGAAATCGTCGCCGATATGGAAGTGCGCGCGAACGCGCTTCGGCGGCAAGCGCGCGCGGCGGAGAAATACAAGAAGCTCTCCGACGACATTCGCATCGCCGAGGGACGGCTGATTTACGCGCGCTGGCGCGACGCCGCCGAAGCCGCCGATCAGGCGCGCCGCGACGCCGACGCCGCCGAGGCGGCGGTGAAGGCGGCGCAGGACGAACTCGAAACCATATCGAAAGCACAGACCGAGGTCGCGACCCGCGTCGCCGCGGCGCGCGGCGATGCGCAGACGCAGCGCGACGCGCTCGCCGAGGCGACCGCGACGCAAGTGCGGCTTCAGGGCGAGGAGCGCGCCGCGCTCCAGCGGCTCGAGGATCTCGCGGCGCAGCAGCGGCGCATCGCCGACGACCGCGCGCACGAAGGCGAACTCGCGCGCGAAGCGCATGCTGCGCTGACCGCGCTCGACGCCGAAACCAAAAAGCTTGCACAGGAGATCGCCGGACACGACGCGGGCAAGGCCGCGCTCGCCGACGCCAGCCTCGCGGCGCAGGCGCGCCTCCGCGATGCCGAGGTCGCGCTCGCGCAGGCGCGCGCAAAGGCCGCGAGCGAGGCCGCCGACCGGCGCATTGCCCTGTCCGCGCGCGATAGCGCCGAAGCTGCCGTGCGCCGCGTCGCGCAGGACAAGGCGCGTGTCGACGCCGAGGTCGCGGCGCTCGGCGACAGCGCTGCGCTCGCCGCGACGCATGCCGACAGCGTCAAGGCCGCCGAAGCCGCCGAAGCCGCGATCACTGCTGCCGAAACCTCCTTGCAAAACGCCGAAGCCGACCGCGAAGCGACCGCCGCCGATCTCGCGGGCGTCGAGGCAGGGCTCGCCGAGGCGCGCGCCGCGCTCGCCGCACTCGAAGGCGAGGCGACGACGCTCGAACGCGCGCTCGCCGCCGCGCGCAGCGACGAAGATCGCATCCTCGACAAATTGCGCGTCGCGCCGGGGTATGAAGCCGCGCTCGCCGCCGCGCTCGGCGACGATCTCGACGCCGGAACCGACCGCGGCGCCGCGCGCAGCTGGGGCGACGCCGATGCGGCGAAGGACGATCCCGCGCTGCCCGCCGGCACCACGCCGCTCGCCCAATATGTAAAAGCGCCCGCCGCGCTCGCGCGCCGCCTCGCACAAGTCGCGGTGGCCGATGCCGACGGCGGCCAACCGCTCGCGGTCGGCCAGCGGCTCGTCACCCTCGATGGCATGATGCGCCGCTGGGACGGCTTCGTCACGCGCGGCGACGGCGCGACCGCGACCGAGCGGTTGCAACGCCAGAACCGCCTCGACGCGCTCGCGGCGCAGCGGCCGCAGGTCGAGCTCGGGGTGCAGGAATTGCGCGACCGCCGCGACGCCGCCGCCGCCAAGGCCGCCACCCTCGCCGAAGCCGCCGCCACCGCGCGCAAGAGCCTCGCGCAGGCTGACGAGGCGCGCCGCACCGCGCTGCGCGCCGCCGACCAGGCGCAGGCCGCGCTCGATCGTCATCGCGACGCCGCCGCGCTGTTCGATCGCCGGCTTGCCGAGATCGCGGAAGCGGGACAGGAAGCCGCCGAGACGCTCGCCACGCAAGAGGCCGCGCTTGCCGCGCTCCCCGACGAGCGGCTGGCCCGCGCCGCGCTCGACGCCGAGGAGGCGGCGACCGAGCGCGCGCGCGCCGACGCGGGCACGGCGCGCGATGCGCTCGCGGCGCACGAACGCACGCTCGCGAGCCTCAGCGAACGCCAGGCGGTCGTCAGCGCCGAGATCAAGAGCTGGAAGGCGCGCGCGGGCGAGGCCGCGCGCCGCGTCACCGAAATGGACAAGCGCGCCGAGGCCCTCGCCGCCGAAGCCGCCAAGCTAGCCGACGCGCCTGCGAAGCTCGCCGAACAGCGCGCCGAAGCCGAAGCCCGGCAAACCGCGCTGCGCGACAAGGTCGCCGCCGCCGAGGCCCAGGAACGCGCCGCCGAAGCCGCGCTGCGCGAAGCCGAAACCGCGCTGAACGCGATCCGCGAGCGCGTCGCCGCCGCGCGCGAAACGCGCGCGGGCGCCGTCGCGCGCTCCGAAAATGCCGAACTCCGCCGGATCGAGATGGGCCGTCTCTCGGGCGAGCGTTTCGAATGCCCGCCGCCGCTCCTCCCGCAAAAGGCGGGGTTCGAGAGCGCGAGCGTCGGCGACGCCAATGCCGAATCGGCGCAGCACGACCGGCTCGTTGCCGATCGCGAGCGATTGGGGCCGGTCAACCTCGTCGCCGCCGACGAACTGGTCGAACTCGACACCGAACGCGAAAAGAGCGCCGCCGAGATCGAGGAGCTGACGCAGGCGGTGAACCGGCTACGCGGCTCGATCGGCAGCCTCAACCGCGAGGGCCGCGCGCGGCTGCTCGCGGCGTTCGAGGCGGTGAACAGCCATTTCCAGCGCCTTTTCACCACTCTGTTCAACGGCGGGCAGGCGCATCTCGAACTCGTCGATTCGGACGATCCCTTGGAGGCCGGGCTCGAAATCATGGCGCAGCCGCCGGGCAAGCGGCTCGGCACGCTGACCCTGCTCTCGGGCGGCGAACAGGCGCTCACCGCCGTCGCGCTGATCTTCGGCCTCTTCCTCACCAACCCAGCGCCGATCTGCGTCCTCGACGAAGTCGACGCGCCGCTCGACGACGCGAATATCGAACGCTTCTGCGATCTCCTCGACCGCATGGCGCGCGAAACCAACACGCGCTACCTGATCGTCACCCATAACGCGGTGACGATGGCGCGCATGCACCGCCTGTTCGGGGTGACGATGGTCGAGCGCGGCGTCTCGCGCCTCGTCTCGGTCGACCTCGGCGGCGCCGAGGAACTGCTCGCGGCGGAGTAG
- the recF gene encoding DNA replication/repair protein RecF, whose amino-acid sequence MTLTRLSLTDFRNHAAADMAAWPGLVALHGDNGAGKTNILEAVSLLAPGRGLRRAPLADMVRDGAGGGFAVFAEVQAGADLPPVALGTGMEPAQPGRRIVRINSAPAAATALGEWLAVLWLTPAMDRLFVETAGNRRRFLDRLVLALDPRHAQHGNRYEAALRARGKLLADPAGADGQWLASLEAQLAEHGAAIDAARQAMLAGLSAELAGQPDAPFARPLLTLVDSDGKARAAPYEPDALKALFASRRRIDAAAGRATAGPHRDDLDAVHAATGRAAARCSTGEQKAMLLSLVLAHSDCVARARERRPILLLDEVAAHLDPLRRAALYDRLAGQGGQAWLTGTEAALFDDMPGPATRFRVAGGRIAAG is encoded by the coding sequence ATGACGCTGACCCGCCTATCGCTGACCGATTTTCGCAATCATGCCGCCGCGGACATGGCGGCTTGGCCGGGGCTCGTCGCCCTGCACGGCGACAATGGCGCGGGCAAGACCAATATATTGGAAGCGGTCTCGCTGCTCGCGCCGGGACGCGGGCTGCGCCGCGCGCCGCTGGCGGACATGGTGCGTGACGGAGCGGGCGGCGGCTTTGCCGTCTTTGCCGAGGTCCAGGCGGGCGCCGACCTGCCCCCCGTCGCGCTGGGGACGGGAATGGAGCCTGCGCAGCCGGGGCGGCGGATCGTGCGCATCAACAGCGCGCCCGCCGCGGCGACCGCGCTCGGCGAATGGCTGGCGGTGCTGTGGCTGACCCCCGCGATGGACCGGCTGTTCGTCGAGACCGCGGGGAACCGGCGGCGCTTCCTCGACCGGCTCGTACTCGCGCTCGACCCGCGCCACGCGCAGCACGGCAATCGCTATGAAGCCGCGCTGCGCGCGCGCGGCAAGCTGCTCGCCGACCCTGCCGGCGCCGACGGGCAATGGCTCGCCAGCCTCGAGGCGCAGCTCGCCGAGCATGGCGCGGCGATCGATGCCGCGCGGCAGGCGATGCTCGCGGGGCTTTCGGCCGAACTCGCGGGCCAGCCCGACGCGCCCTTCGCCCGCCCGCTGCTGACGCTCGTCGACAGCGACGGCAAGGCGCGCGCCGCGCCGTACGAGCCCGATGCGCTGAAGGCGCTGTTCGCGTCGCGCAGGCGGATCGACGCCGCGGCGGGGCGCGCGACCGCCGGGCCGCACCGCGACGATCTCGACGCCGTCCATGCCGCGACCGGCCGCGCGGCGGCGCGCTGCTCGACCGGCGAGCAAAAGGCGATGCTGCTCTCGCTCGTCCTCGCGCACAGCGACTGCGTCGCGCGCGCCAGAGAGAGGCGTCCGATCCTGTTGCTCGACGAGGTGGCCGCACATCTCGACCCCCTGCGCCGCGCCGCGCTTTACGATCGGCTCGCGGGGCAAGGTGGCCAGGCGTGGCTCACCGGGACCGAGGCGGCGTTGTTCGACGATATGCCCGGCCCCGCTACACGCTTTCGCGTCGCGGGCGGGCGGATCGCGGCGGGCTAG
- the nudC gene encoding NAD(+) diphosphatase: MPLPLGFTGARLDRADQLRTNAEAFAAATADPRATCLTLDGIDFVPGASGGLLWEPLDPADDRALMLLGIDDTGAPRFVREAAGGRIDARSRTVMRLLPLLSTEEAALYGGARSLVDWHARHRFCAVCGSPTDLFRGGWGRRCGGCNAEHFPRVDPVVIMLAEFEDRVLIGRQGGFPPGFFSALAGFVEPGESLEEAVARELFEEAGIHVSDVSYVASQPWPFPSSLMIGCRAVAKDPALTLDTTEIEAAMWVDRAEVRAALGGDMGAPFMAPPSLAIARYLLEDWAA; encoded by the coding sequence ATGCCCTTGCCGCTCGGTTTTACCGGCGCGCGGCTCGACCGCGCCGACCAGCTCCGTACCAACGCCGAGGCCTTCGCCGCCGCGACGGCAGATCCGCGCGCGACCTGCCTGACGCTCGACGGGATCGATTTCGTCCCGGGGGCGAGCGGCGGACTGTTGTGGGAGCCGCTCGACCCCGCAGATGACCGCGCGCTGATGCTGCTCGGGATCGACGATACCGGCGCGCCGCGCTTCGTGCGCGAAGCGGCGGGCGGACGTATCGATGCGCGTTCGCGCACGGTGATGCGTTTGCTGCCATTGCTGTCGACCGAAGAGGCCGCGCTCTATGGCGGCGCGCGCAGCCTTGTCGACTGGCACGCGCGGCACCGTTTCTGCGCGGTGTGCGGATCGCCGACCGACCTGTTCCGCGGCGGCTGGGGGCGGCGCTGCGGCGGCTGCAACGCCGAGCATTTCCCGCGCGTCGACCCGGTGGTGATCATGCTCGCCGAATTTGAGGACCGCGTCCTCATCGGGCGGCAGGGCGGCTTTCCGCCGGGCTTTTTCTCGGCGCTCGCGGGCTTCGTAGAACCCGGCGAATCGCTGGAAGAGGCGGTCGCGCGCGAATTGTTCGAGGAGGCGGGCATCCATGTTTCGGACGTCTCTTATGTGGCGAGCCAGCCCTGGCCCTTCCCCTCGTCGCTGATGATCGGATGCCGCGCGGTGGCGAAGGATCCGGCGCTGACGCTCGACACGACCGAGATCGAGGCGGCGATGTGGGTCGACCGCGCCGAGGTGCGCGCGGCGCTTGGCGGAGACATGGGCGCGCCCTTCATGGCGCCGCCGTCGCTGGCGATCGCGCGCTATCTGCTCGAGGATTGGGCGGCCTAG
- a CDS encoding DciA family protein, producing MTKETGDGTPAKKAKGKGGAKGGVKTAKASARPYERPRGGEARAISDLVPEIGRTAFRKFGFVQSSVVSRWREIVGDRLADVTQPAMIRFSAGQKAGGTLHLTISGAHAPMLQHVAPDIIAAVNRFFGYAAIAAVRMTHGQVTPAASVQPPAMLKPVPAELGDSLRDIGDPELRTVLERMAAGLAAPPRLPKIS from the coding sequence ATGACGAAAGAGACGGGAGACGGCACGCCCGCCAAAAAGGCGAAGGGGAAGGGCGGAGCGAAAGGCGGTGTGAAAACCGCCAAGGCCTCTGCGCGTCCCTACGAACGCCCGCGCGGCGGCGAGGCACGCGCGATTTCCGACCTCGTCCCCGAAATCGGCCGCACCGCCTTTCGCAAATTCGGCTTCGTCCAGTCGTCGGTGGTCAGCCGCTGGCGCGAGATCGTCGGCGACCGGCTCGCCGACGTCACCCAGCCCGCGATGATCCGCTTTTCCGCCGGGCAGAAAGCGGGCGGCACGCTCCACCTGACGATCAGCGGCGCGCACGCGCCGATGCTCCAGCATGTCGCGCCCGACATCATCGCAGCGGTCAACCGCTTCTTCGGCTATGCCGCGATCGCCGCCGTCCGCATGACGCACGGCCAGGTCACCCCCGCCGCGTCCGTTCAGCCGCCGGCAATGCTCAAACCCGTACCCGCCGAACTGGGGGACAGCCTCCGCGACATCGGCGATCCGGAACTCAGGACCGTGCTCGAACGCATGGCCGCCGGTCTCGCGGCGCCGCCCAGGCTTCCGAAAATCAGTTAG